Sequence from the Stenotrophomonas sp. 364 genome:
CCCGCAGTCTGCGCCTGCACTAGGGCGGGCAGGGCAAGGGCGGACAGGATGGCCAGGGAGAGCAGGGTGCGGGAGGAATGGCGAGTCATGGCGGTATCTCCGGATTCCGGAAAGCGAGCGCGGCGGGTGGCCCGCCATCGGTCGATGGCGGGCCGTCAGGTGTCAGAAGGCAGGAACGGACTTGCGCGGCGTTTTTGCCAGGGTGCGGAACAGCTCCGCCTCTCGAGCGCGATACGGCGTGCCATCGGCGTTGAGCAGGTCGTGGAACCACACGGTGGGTGCCTCCATCGTGTACGGGCGCTGCCAGCTGTCCCAAGGGAAGCGGGTCTGGATCGCGCCGTCAACGAAGCCCCAGTTGATCATCCCGATGTTCTCGCGGCGGGCGATCGGCAGGATCGTGTCCACATTGGAGCCGGCGCCGCGGGCAAGCCACTCGGTGCAGATGAGCGGGCGGCCATACTTGCGCAGTTGCTCGATGCGGGACACAAATGCTTCAGGCTGCTCGTAGTTGTGGAAGGTGATCACGTCCGAGCGCTCCAACTGCGTGCGCTGGATCGAGGTGAGGGAGGCGGCGCCCGGTGACCAGTCATCACCGATCCACACGCCGCTGGTGAGCGGCTGCACCGGCTTTTGGGCACGCGCCCAATCGAAGATCTGGGGCAACAGCCCGGCGATGCGCTCCTGCTCGCCCTTCAACTGCTTGTCCATGTAGTTGCCGCCACCGGGGTTGTCCGGCTCGTTCCACAGGTCCCAGGCCAGCACGCGCTTGTCTTTGGCGAATGCGCCGACCACGCCTTCCACGTACTCGCGGAAGTGCTTGTCGTTGGCTGGGTCCACCAGCATGTGGCGGCTCGGGCTCTGCACCCAGCCGGAGTTGTGCACGCCGGGAATGGGGCGGTGCTGCGGGCCCAGCTTCGGGTCCGGGTCCCAGCAGCTGTCGAACAGCACCAGCATCGGGCGGATGCCATGCTTTTCAGCGATGCTCAGGAACGTATCCACGCGCTTGATGAAGCCCTGCGGGTCCTGCTGCCAGAGCAGATCGTGGAGGTACACGCGCATGGTGTTCATGCCGAACTGCTCGTGCGCCCAACGAAGCTCGCGGTCGATGGCTTCCGGGTCGAAAGTGTCGGCCTGGAACATTTCCAGCTGGTTGATGGCGTTGGAGGTGGTGTAGTTCGCCCCCACCAGCCATTCCTGCTTCGCATACCAGCTTTCAGCCTGCGCCGGCGTCCAGCGTGCGGCTTCGGTCGCATGCGCCATGGGCGCAACGGCGAGCAACGTCGCCAGCAAGAGGGAAGGCCACTTTCGCATCAGATGCATCTCCTTGGATCATGAGCTGCCCGTCCTGGCGGAAACCGGGAGGCGGGCGCTACGTGGTGGTGGTGCCGGCACAGAGACCG
This genomic interval carries:
- a CDS encoding cellulase family glycosylhydrolase, which translates into the protein MRKWPSLLLATLLAVAPMAHATEAARWTPAQAESWYAKQEWLVGANYTTSNAINQLEMFQADTFDPEAIDRELRWAHEQFGMNTMRVYLHDLLWQQDPQGFIKRVDTFLSIAEKHGIRPMLVLFDSCWDPDPKLGPQHRPIPGVHNSGWVQSPSRHMLVDPANDKHFREYVEGVVGAFAKDKRVLAWDLWNEPDNPGGGNYMDKQLKGEQERIAGLLPQIFDWARAQKPVQPLTSGVWIGDDWSPGAASLTSIQRTQLERSDVITFHNYEQPEAFVSRIEQLRKYGRPLICTEWLARGAGSNVDTILPIARRENIGMINWGFVDGAIQTRFPWDSWQRPYTMEAPTVWFHDLLNADGTPYRAREAELFRTLAKTPRKSVPAF